From Domibacillus sp. DTU_2020_1001157_1_SI_ALB_TIR_016, a single genomic window includes:
- a CDS encoding Spx/MgsR family RNA polymerase-binding regulatory protein: MSAVTFYTYPSCTSCRKTKKWLSAHSVDVQERHLFRETPTRQELLNLLSMTSEGLDELLATRSRTFKSLNVSVDEMPLSAVVDLIIEEPKLLRRPILTDGESLVVGYNLEKLRSLTKKKQAMKYTG; the protein is encoded by the coding sequence ATGTCTGCTGTTACCTTTTATACGTATCCAAGCTGTACATCATGCCGAAAAACAAAAAAATGGCTGTCTGCCCATTCAGTTGATGTTCAGGAACGCCACCTTTTCCGTGAAACTCCTACACGCCAGGAGCTGCTAAATCTTCTTTCCATGACTTCAGAAGGTCTTGATGAACTGCTTGCCACCCGAAGCAGAACGTTTAAATCGTTAAATGTAAGCGTCGATGAGATGCCTCTTTCAGCCGTTGTCGATTTAATTATTGAAGAGCCTAAATTGCTGCGGCGCCCGATTTTAACGGACGGAGAATCGCTTGTGGTTGGATATAATCTTGAAAAGCTAAGAAGCCTGACGAAAAAAAAGCAGGCTATGAAATATACCGGATAA
- a CDS encoding helix-turn-helix transcriptional regulator produces MNSVLKVTGALADATRYSIYEYILKEHRDLTVQDIAAQFGIHPNVARLHLTKLEDVNLISSCLQKTGKGGRPGKLYKPAERAVQLAFPHRDYQLLSDILLEALELFGEDGVKMAEAAAQKAGRRSVEAEMKGTVSSLPNKERLQLLKTLTARIGYTAHTEETEKGLVVQFAIYNCPFKELLQEKAAATCRIHKAFLQGIMDTLFGPAVLSQHSTMLNGCKECIYQSVAVN; encoded by the coding sequence ATGAATTCTGTTTTAAAAGTAACAGGCGCACTTGCTGATGCCACACGTTATTCCATTTATGAATATATTTTAAAAGAACATAGAGACCTGACAGTACAGGATATAGCCGCTCAATTTGGCATTCATCCGAACGTGGCACGCCTTCACTTAACAAAGCTTGAAGATGTCAATTTAATTAGTTCCTGTCTGCAGAAAACAGGAAAAGGCGGCCGGCCGGGCAAGTTATATAAGCCGGCGGAACGAGCTGTGCAACTGGCTTTCCCCCATCGCGATTACCAGCTTTTGTCGGATATTTTGCTTGAGGCTCTGGAACTGTTTGGAGAAGACGGAGTGAAAATGGCGGAAGCGGCCGCTCAAAAAGCCGGCCGGCGTTCTGTAGAAGCAGAAATGAAAGGGACTGTTTCCTCCCTTCCAAATAAAGAACGTCTTCAATTGCTTAAAACGTTGACTGCAAGAATTGGTTATACAGCGCATACGGAAGAAACAGAAAAGGGGCTCGTCGTTCAATTTGCTATTTATAACTGTCCATTCAAAGAATTGCTTCAGGAAAAAGCTGCAGCAACATGCCGGATTCATAAAGCGTTTTTACAAGGAATTATGGACACCTTATTTGGGCCTGCTGTTTTAAGCCAGCATTCTACGATGCTTAATGGATGCAAGGAATGTATCTATCAGTCGGTTGCAGTAAACTGA
- a CDS encoding SA1362 family protein yields MNVRTVVVSVITALAAIGLVSMMITSPGQLVQQIAFAVITVAIVMFLLRLFMRNRTGGNHSENRAYSKAVKQSKKRYATKTGFKSKPSVAFTTGKPKKKAARRKKASHLTLIQGNKGKRSSRASSE; encoded by the coding sequence ATGAATGTTCGCACTGTTGTCGTTTCCGTCATTACTGCACTCGCTGCCATTGGTCTTGTGTCAATGATGATCACCTCTCCCGGGCAGCTCGTGCAGCAAATTGCTTTTGCTGTAATCACTGTTGCGATTGTGATGTTCTTGCTCCGGCTGTTTATGCGTAACCGGACTGGAGGAAATCACAGCGAAAACCGCGCTTACTCTAAAGCTGTGAAACAATCCAAAAAACGCTACGCCACAAAAACAGGTTTTAAATCGAAACCATCTGTTGCTTTCACGACAGGAAAGCCGAAAAAGAAAGCAGCCCGCCGCAAGAAAGCCTCACATTTAACCCTTATTCAAGGAAATAAAGGAAAGCGAAGCTCCCGAGCTTCTTCTGAATGA
- a CDS encoding biotin/lipoate A/B protein ligase family protein, with product MAKETWAFLDTGNQNAAYNMAVDEALLDWHSKGLIPPVVRFYGWEPAALSIGYFQKAEKEVDFDAVRNYGLGFVRRPTGGRGVLHEHELTYSVIVSEEHPDMPTGVTEAYRVISEGVLQGFRKLGLAAEFAVPRTEEEKASLKNPRSSVCFDAPSWYELVVEGRKVAGSAQTRQKGVILQHGSILLDLDEDKLFSLFHYPNDRVKERMKKAFGNKAVAINALRAEPVTLDEARVAFKQGFEEGLNIHLEPLVLTDDQKHQIETIQRDRYENPDWNFRR from the coding sequence ATGGCAAAAGAAACATGGGCTTTTCTTGATACTGGAAATCAAAATGCAGCTTATAATATGGCTGTGGATGAGGCGCTGCTTGATTGGCACAGCAAGGGCCTGATCCCGCCCGTCGTCCGCTTTTATGGCTGGGAGCCGGCGGCGCTGTCCATTGGGTATTTTCAAAAAGCGGAAAAAGAAGTGGATTTTGACGCTGTCCGAAATTATGGGCTTGGCTTCGTGCGCCGTCCGACTGGCGGAAGAGGCGTGCTTCATGAGCATGAGTTAACGTACAGCGTGATTGTGAGTGAAGAGCATCCAGACATGCCGACAGGTGTAACAGAAGCATACCGGGTCATTTCTGAAGGCGTGCTTCAAGGATTCCGTAAGCTTGGACTTGCTGCAGAGTTTGCTGTCCCGCGGACAGAGGAGGAAAAAGCAAGTTTAAAAAATCCGCGTTCAAGCGTTTGTTTTGATGCGCCAAGCTGGTATGAGCTTGTCGTTGAAGGAAGAAAAGTGGCGGGAAGCGCGCAGACCCGGCAAAAAGGGGTAATCCTGCAGCACGGCTCTATCCTGCTTGATTTGGATGAAGACAAGCTGTTCAGCTTGTTTCACTATCCAAACGACCGGGTAAAAGAGCGGATGAAGAAGGCGTTTGGAAACAAAGCAGTTGCGATTAATGCGCTGCGGGCTGAACCGGTAACGCTCGATGAAGCACGTGTTGCATTCAAACAAGGGTTTGAAGAAGGGCTCAATATTCACCTTGAACCGCTCGTTTTAACAGATGACCAAAAACATCAAATTGAAACAATTCAAAGAGATCGGTATGAAAATCCGGATTGGAATTTTCGCAGATAA
- a CDS encoding rhodanese-like domain-containing protein: MYFSQKRAVKPLSQEEFVKGYRKAQLVDVREPNEYNGGHILGARNIPVTQMKQRMKEIRPDKPVYLYCQSGLRSGRAAQMLYRKGYRDIYHLQGGFKKWTGKIKTK, translated from the coding sequence ATGTACTTTTCCCAAAAGCGTGCAGTAAAACCGCTTAGTCAGGAAGAATTTGTAAAAGGATACCGGAAAGCGCAGCTGGTTGATGTGCGCGAACCGAATGAATACAATGGCGGCCACATTTTAGGAGCCCGGAACATTCCTGTTACGCAAATGAAGCAGCGAATGAAAGAAATTCGCCCGGACAAGCCTGTTTATTTGTATTGCCAGAGCGGCCTTCGCAGCGGCCGTGCTGCACAAATGCTATACAGAAAAGGATACCGCGACATTTACCATCTGCAAGGCGGATTTAAAAAATGGACCGGAAAAATTAAAACAAAATAA
- the comGF gene encoding competence type IV pilus minor pilin ComGF — MWKSSNGFTLIESLIALMVFCACAASVPLLYDGAYRAVEAGKAEKNTEWELFIIQLRNEMQGSSNWHVSGTRLAYQAAASGDMLVTVSQYRDKIRRQINGQGHEVMLQDVKTASFSEKGGKMYIHVTFSNGEQEGAVMYPFYKKAH; from the coding sequence GTGTGGAAGAGCAGTAACGGCTTTACACTCATTGAATCTCTTATTGCATTAATGGTTTTTTGTGCGTGTGCTGCTTCGGTTCCACTGCTTTATGATGGCGCTTATCGGGCTGTGGAAGCTGGAAAAGCCGAGAAAAACACGGAATGGGAGCTTTTTATCATTCAGCTGCGCAATGAAATGCAGGGATCTTCGAATTGGCATGTGTCTGGGACAAGACTCGCGTACCAAGCAGCAGCTTCTGGTGACATGCTAGTCACGGTTAGTCAATATCGTGACAAAATTAGAAGGCAGATCAACGGGCAAGGACATGAAGTGATGCTGCAAGATGTAAAAACGGCTTCGTTTTCAGAAAAAGGAGGGAAAATGTACATACATGTTACATTTTCAAATGGTGAACAGGAAGGAGCGGTCATGTATCCTTTCTATAAGAAAGCACATTAA
- the comGD gene encoding competence type IV pilus minor pilin ComGD, producing the protein MRKELCQPVSHKEEGFTLLEMMIVLTVFTVCFGAALIPLRTIAEDVRNRQFFHQVERDLFAAQAYAVSKNANIVVDFFENKDRYYHIYTFEIPRKTIIKREIPERFIFDERGLDTITFLKTGTISRFGTFYFTTNEKTTKLIFLIGRGRFYFSEE; encoded by the coding sequence ATGCGGAAGGAATTGTGTCAGCCGGTGAGTCATAAAGAAGAAGGCTTTACACTTTTGGAAATGATGATTGTACTGACGGTTTTTACTGTCTGCTTCGGAGCAGCCCTTATTCCGCTTCGGACGATTGCGGAAGACGTGCGCAACCGTCAGTTTTTTCACCAGGTAGAAAGGGATCTGTTTGCAGCCCAGGCATATGCCGTTTCGAAAAACGCAAATATTGTTGTAGACTTTTTTGAAAATAAAGACCGGTATTATCACATCTACACATTTGAAATACCGAGAAAAACGATTATCAAGCGTGAGATCCCCGAGCGTTTCATATTTGATGAGAGGGGGTTAGATACGATTACTTTTTTAAAAACGGGTACGATCAGCCGGTTCGGCACGTTTTATTTTACAACAAATGAAAAAACCACCAAGCTGATTTTTTTAATTGGAAGGGGACGTTTTTATTTTTCGGAGGAATGA
- the comGC gene encoding competence type IV pilus major pilin ComGC, with the protein MKRFWKNERAFTLIEMMIVLLVITVLLFIAIPNVAKQSKNINAKGCDAFVHMVQGQVQAYRIDNGSLPSSVSTLVTDGYLRDDETTCPGGGAVTIDAEGIVSAGES; encoded by the coding sequence ATGAAGCGATTCTGGAAGAATGAACGAGCATTTACACTGATAGAAATGATGATCGTCTTATTGGTGATTACCGTTTTGCTTTTCATTGCCATTCCAAACGTGGCAAAGCAAAGTAAAAATATCAATGCAAAAGGCTGTGACGCGTTTGTTCATATGGTGCAGGGGCAGGTACAGGCGTACCGGATTGATAATGGATCACTGCCTTCCTCTGTCAGTACACTCGTTACAGATGGATACTTAAGAGATGATGAAACGACCTGCCCGGGTGGAGGGGCTGTTACGATCGATGCGGAAGGAATTGTGTCAGCCGGTGAGTCATAA
- a CDS encoding DEAD/DEAH box helicase, protein MKPAIMYDDTWADALEQNLKTASTPGGWALFNLTAEMKKQILPSRFDGLLAPDFLPHMQFLPHQLKTAQTVMEEMSGTAILADEVGLGKTIEAGLILKEYMLRGLASRILILAPASLVSQWAKELREKFQIFALVQRKNPDWSWNGVQIASIDSAKQPKFADAFADTLFDMIIIDEAHRLKNPATKNHQFVSRLNKTYCLLLTATPVQNNADELFHLVSLLRPGLFGSNGFFQSQFKDGKRSVQNHDAFHALLRQVMIRNTRTDVESEPIKRFIQTIRIDPSKEEKAFYDSLSECLPSSITLLTLQREACSSKYAALATLQKQEGFDKTKVAALAQAVDQNSKAEKALEIVNSLENEKVLIFTQYRATQEYLELFFRYHQIPAVSFQGKFKKGKKDWMIELFKGPARVLIATEAGSEGLNLQFCRHVINFDLPWNPMKLEQRIGRVHRYGQTENVHIYHLAYKQSVEDRMLSLLYEKIALFQTAIGKLDNILDQNWIEEHLHDTFHSSKSVREWEIKMQNLAAALE, encoded by the coding sequence ATGAAGCCTGCTATTATGTATGATGATACTTGGGCAGATGCACTCGAGCAAAACTTAAAAACCGCTTCAACACCCGGCGGCTGGGCACTTTTTAATCTAACAGCCGAGATGAAAAAGCAAATTTTGCCTTCCCGCTTTGACGGGCTGCTGGCGCCTGATTTTCTGCCGCATATGCAGTTTCTTCCCCACCAGCTGAAAACGGCCCAGACCGTAATGGAAGAAATGAGCGGAACCGCTATTTTAGCAGATGAAGTGGGCCTCGGAAAAACCATTGAAGCCGGACTTATTTTAAAAGAATATATGCTGCGGGGCCTTGCTTCCCGCATCCTTATATTAGCACCCGCTTCCCTGGTCAGCCAGTGGGCCAAAGAACTGCGTGAAAAATTCCAAATTTTTGCGCTCGTCCAGCGGAAAAATCCTGACTGGTCTTGGAACGGCGTTCAGATTGCATCGATTGATTCGGCCAAACAGCCGAAGTTTGCCGATGCATTTGCGGATACGTTATTTGACATGATTATCATCGATGAAGCACACCGATTGAAAAATCCTGCTACAAAAAATCACCAGTTTGTCAGCCGCTTAAATAAAACATACTGCCTGCTGCTGACAGCCACACCGGTTCAGAACAACGCAGATGAATTGTTTCACTTGGTTTCTCTTTTAAGACCCGGGCTTTTTGGCAGCAACGGGTTCTTCCAGTCTCAATTTAAAGATGGAAAGCGCTCCGTTCAAAACCATGATGCTTTTCACGCCCTGCTCAGGCAGGTCATGATCCGCAATACCCGGACAGATGTGGAAAGTGAGCCTATAAAACGCTTTATTCAAACTATCCGGATCGACCCGTCAAAAGAAGAAAAAGCGTTTTATGACTCGCTGTCCGAATGCCTGCCAAGCTCCATTACACTTCTGACGCTGCAGCGGGAAGCATGCAGCAGCAAGTATGCGGCCCTGGCGACTCTGCAAAAGCAGGAAGGGTTTGACAAAACAAAAGTTGCTGCGCTCGCTCAAGCTGTTGACCAAAATTCCAAAGCTGAAAAAGCATTAGAAATTGTGAATAGCCTGGAAAATGAAAAGGTGCTTATTTTTACTCAGTATCGGGCAACACAGGAATATTTAGAGCTGTTTTTTCGTTATCATCAAATTCCGGCTGTTTCTTTCCAAGGAAAGTTCAAAAAAGGAAAAAAAGATTGGATGATTGAACTTTTCAAAGGTCCAGCACGGGTGCTGATTGCTACGGAAGCGGGCAGTGAAGGATTGAATCTTCAATTTTGCCGCCATGTTATCAATTTTGACCTTCCATGGAACCCGATGAAACTCGAACAGCGAATTGGACGTGTACATCGTTACGGCCAGACTGAGAACGTCCATATTTATCATCTTGCCTATAAACAATCAGTGGAAGACCGCATGCTCTCTTTGCTTTACGAAAAGATCGCTCTCTTTCAAACGGCTATCGGCAAGCTGGACAATATTTTGGATCAAAACTGGATTGAAGAACACTTGCATGATACATTCCACTCATCCAAAAGTGTTAGAGAGTGGGAAATAAAAATGCAAAACCTTGCAGCTGCATTGGAGTGA
- the comGB gene encoding competence type IV pilus assembly protein ComGB, whose product MDLSHARNGLAGVLAKRTSAKNGADFITRLGEMMIKGFSIGEAVEFLLMNIPDINKRQTNLIQKQLREGVPLHEILPVLHVPSLICLQIFFAEQHGKVQETLVHAGTQWSKAEQAKEKLVRLLQYPIFLLALLIVLLAVLNTFVLPQFRDLHASMGYEPKGMILLLLFFLQWAPPAVLITAPVLTGLLLLLYTRYKLLSPQKRADMIIKIPYMKTLFQLYFTRLFARESAQLLNSGFSVNELLHVFEEQTIYPMLREASKKINSQLMSGTSLKEAIANITWFDRKLPALISHGGANGRMGEELLLYASFCDQLIENKIKKATSIIQPAVFLMIGTVVMAVYLSVMLPMFEMIGSV is encoded by the coding sequence ATGGATTTATCACACGCGAGGAATGGACTCGCTGGTGTTTTAGCGAAACGGACTTCAGCGAAAAACGGAGCTGATTTTATTACAAGGCTCGGGGAAATGATGATAAAAGGTTTTTCCATTGGGGAAGCGGTAGAATTTCTGTTGATGAACATACCGGATATAAATAAAAGGCAAACAAACTTGATTCAAAAGCAGCTGCGGGAGGGCGTTCCGCTTCACGAAATTCTACCGGTGCTTCATGTTCCTTCCCTTATCTGCCTGCAGATTTTCTTTGCTGAACAGCACGGAAAGGTTCAGGAAACGCTCGTGCATGCAGGAACGCAGTGGAGCAAGGCCGAACAGGCGAAAGAAAAGCTTGTACGGCTTCTGCAATATCCGATCTTCCTGCTGGCTTTGCTTATCGTATTGCTCGCCGTCTTAAATACTTTCGTTCTTCCTCAGTTTCGGGATCTTCACGCTTCAATGGGATATGAACCAAAAGGGATGATCCTGCTCCTGCTTTTTTTTCTTCAATGGGCACCCCCGGCCGTCTTAATTACAGCCCCTGTTCTGACGGGTCTGCTTCTTCTTTTGTACACCCGCTATAAACTTCTTTCTCCGCAAAAAAGAGCGGATATGATCATAAAAATTCCGTATATGAAAACCCTATTTCAGCTTTATTTTACCCGTCTTTTTGCCAGGGAATCTGCTCAACTGTTAAACAGTGGATTTTCGGTGAACGAGCTTCTCCATGTATTTGAAGAACAAACGATTTATCCCATGCTTCGTGAAGCTTCAAAAAAAATAAACAGCCAGCTTATGTCGGGTACTTCTTTGAAAGAAGCCATTGCGAATATCACTTGGTTTGACCGAAAGCTGCCTGCTTTGATCAGCCATGGAGGGGCAAATGGCAGAATGGGAGAAGAGCTGCTTCTTTACGCATCATTCTGTGATCAGCTGATTGAAAACAAAATAAAAAAAGCAACAAGTATTATTCAGCCGGCCGTTTTTTTAATGATTGGCACGGTTGTCATGGCTGTTTATCTGTCGGTGATGCTGCCGATGTTTGAGATGATTGGCTCGGTTTAA
- a CDS encoding DUF1385 domain-containing protein — protein MSNEKPVYGGQAVVEGVMFGGKNHTVTAVRRNDGSIEYFHLPRTIRPALQTIKKIPLLRGIVAILEAAATGSKHLNFANDRYDVPPGEEEAKAEEPSKFTLMFGVALVGILSFLFGKFVFTLVPVGLAELTRPIFQSDMAQILVEGLFKLLLLLVYIWAISMTPLIKRVFQYHGAEHKVINAYENGLSLTVQNVQASSRLHYRCGSSFILFTVIVGVFVYMLVPTEPFYVRVLNRLALIPVVLGLSFEVLQLTNKVRDVPGLKWLGYPGLWLQLLTTKDPSDDQVEVAIASFKKLISIEESTEKGLKADEIV, from the coding sequence ATGAGTAATGAAAAGCCGGTGTATGGCGGGCAGGCCGTTGTTGAAGGTGTTATGTTCGGCGGAAAAAATCATACGGTTACCGCCGTACGGCGCAACGATGGATCCATTGAATATTTCCATCTGCCCCGCACGATTCGCCCCGCCCTCCAGACAATAAAAAAAATTCCTCTTCTTCGCGGTATCGTTGCCATTTTAGAAGCTGCTGCGACAGGGTCTAAACATTTAAACTTTGCCAATGACCGGTATGATGTCCCGCCGGGTGAAGAAGAAGCAAAAGCAGAAGAGCCGTCGAAGTTTACCCTTATGTTTGGGGTAGCGCTCGTTGGGATTTTATCGTTCCTGTTTGGAAAATTTGTTTTTACCCTTGTACCGGTTGGCCTGGCTGAACTGACAAGGCCTATTTTTCAAAGTGATATGGCCCAGATCTTGGTAGAAGGGCTGTTTAAATTACTCCTGCTGCTTGTTTACATTTGGGCCATTTCGATGACGCCGCTTATTAAACGTGTATTCCAATATCACGGAGCGGAGCATAAAGTAATAAATGCTTATGAAAACGGGCTTTCGCTGACTGTGCAGAATGTGCAGGCCTCTTCCCGGCTTCATTACCGCTGCGGATCCAGCTTTATTTTATTTACGGTTATTGTTGGTGTTTTTGTGTATATGCTTGTACCGACTGAGCCATTTTATGTACGAGTGCTTAACCGGCTTGCTCTTATTCCTGTTGTGCTTGGCCTTTCTTTTGAGGTTCTGCAGCTCACAAACAAAGTTCGTGATGTTCCCGGCTTAAAGTGGCTTGGGTATCCTGGACTTTGGCTTCAACTTTTAACCACAAAGGATCCATCAGATGATCAAGTGGAAGTGGCGATCGCCTCTTTCAAGAAATTAATTTCCATTGAAGAAAGTACTGAAAAAGGATTAAAAGCAGACGAAATTGTCTAA
- a CDS encoding MBL fold metallo-hydrolase, translating into MDWTQLPLGPLQTNCYILSHESKCIVFDPGSEGDQLVNWLKANKLDPLAVLLTHAHFDHIGAVRPLKEAFNMPIYLHEKEAEWLENADLNGSSRFGMGSITAPPADVLIRNDEDLTIDLFTFKLLHTPGHSPGSVSYYFEEGGALFAGDTLFMGSIGRTDLAGGDHQTLLTSIHEKIMSLPEETIVLPGHGPATSVITEMDSNPFLNGF; encoded by the coding sequence ATGGATTGGACGCAATTGCCGCTTGGTCCTCTGCAAACAAATTGCTACATACTTTCTCATGAGTCAAAATGTATTGTTTTTGACCCGGGTTCAGAAGGAGATCAGCTTGTAAACTGGCTGAAGGCAAACAAGCTTGACCCGCTCGCTGTTTTGCTGACTCATGCTCATTTTGATCATATTGGGGCTGTTCGCCCGCTGAAAGAAGCTTTTAACATGCCAATTTATCTGCATGAAAAAGAAGCAGAGTGGCTTGAAAATGCCGATCTGAACGGATCAAGCCGCTTTGGCATGGGAAGCATTACGGCACCGCCGGCTGATGTTTTGATCCGTAATGATGAAGATTTAACGATTGATCTGTTTACATTTAAACTGCTGCATACACCGGGCCATTCACCGGGCAGCGTATCTTATTATTTCGAAGAAGGCGGCGCCTTGTTTGCCGGTGACACTCTTTTTATGGGCAGCATCGGGCGTACAGACCTTGCTGGCGGCGATCACCAGACACTTCTTACGAGCATTCATGAAAAAATTATGTCACTGCCTGAGGAAACCATTGTGCTCCCGGGACATGGCCCGGCAACATCCGTGATCACGGAAATGGACAGCAATCCTTTTTTAAATGGTTTTTAA
- the comGA gene encoding competence type IV pilus ATPase ComGA, giving the protein MQVEQKMEQILKEAVQMQATDLHLMPKQNGYLLKIRVGGQLIKSKTFSIREGERLIAYLKFTASMDIGEKRKPQSGSFHQTVDQFPLSLRVSTLPAVPHKESLVIRLLPQEHVPSLSQLTLFPYTAVKLTSLLNHSNGLVLLSGPTGSGKSTTLYSMIQHCASHLNKHVITLEDPVEKQQDAFVQIQVNEKAGITYATGLKAILRHDPDVIMVGEIRDEETARAAVKSALTGHLVLSTIHARDAAGVIGRLKELGITQHEMIQTLIGITAQRLVRICCPDCGAACREECKQKTKQAIVCELLLGKALFSILGNKSSHQPVSVYQKLQDELRKGIAYGFITREEWTRWCFSETDFSEKRS; this is encoded by the coding sequence TTGCAGGTTGAGCAAAAAATGGAGCAAATCTTAAAAGAAGCTGTTCAAATGCAGGCCACCGACCTTCATTTAATGCCAAAACAAAACGGTTATTTGCTTAAAATTCGTGTCGGCGGCCAGCTGATAAAAAGTAAAACCTTTTCCATACGGGAGGGCGAGCGGCTGATTGCTTATTTGAAATTTACGGCTTCGATGGATATCGGTGAAAAACGAAAGCCTCAAAGCGGCTCCTTTCACCAGACGGTTGATCAGTTTCCCCTATCGCTGCGTGTTTCCACGCTTCCCGCTGTACCCCACAAAGAAAGCCTCGTGATCCGCCTTTTGCCACAGGAACATGTGCCATCTCTTTCCCAATTAACGCTGTTTCCCTACACAGCCGTCAAGTTAACCTCGTTATTAAACCATTCAAACGGCCTCGTTCTGCTTAGCGGCCCAACCGGGAGCGGAAAATCCACTACACTTTACTCTATGATTCAGCATTGTGCCTCCCATTTAAATAAACATGTCATTACACTCGAGGATCCTGTTGAAAAACAGCAGGATGCTTTCGTACAAATTCAAGTAAATGAAAAAGCCGGCATTACGTATGCCACGGGCTTAAAAGCCATTTTACGCCACGATCCTGACGTGATTATGGTCGGTGAAATACGTGATGAAGAAACTGCACGAGCTGCTGTGAAAAGTGCACTTACGGGACACTTGGTTCTTTCGACCATTCACGCTCGCGACGCTGCGGGCGTTATCGGCAGGTTAAAAGAGCTTGGTATTACTCAGCATGAAATGATACAGACACTGATCGGCATTACCGCACAGCGGCTTGTCCGTATCTGCTGTCCGGACTGTGGTGCTGCCTGCAGGGAAGAGTGTAAGCAAAAAACAAAGCAGGCGATCGTTTGCGAATTACTATTGGGAAAAGCGCTGTTTTCTATACTGGGGAACAAATCATCACATCAGCCGGTATCTGTTTATCAAAAGCTGCAGGATGAGCTGCGAAAGGGGATAGCATATGGATTTATCACACGCGAGGAATGGACTCGCTGGTGTTTTAGCGAAACGGACTTCAGCGAAAAACGGAGCTGA
- a CDS encoding YqhG family protein: protein MSFLRSFFTACECPILEESEHSLKVQLTEEADRSLMNRPFYWHYKDRLGQAGDPMSVTFFTKDPGRPLKHQEEYITFGSPRFHQLLSYAQKKASFVKLYETTNGSGTIQLDPWLFVHFHLSYEANSKKEKLVPLALHLINGAFSDQFLEQAGSLSLSHSISPYHYVLSPLITPASGLNRLKQKLWRDLMEEEHGWAQTALKKQKAELKLLQSFFDQEKEDNTHYEREKAAIMRRFEPVIRVSVLNGGLFYLAQTK, encoded by the coding sequence ATGTCTTTTCTTCGTTCCTTTTTTACTGCCTGTGAATGTCCTATTCTTGAAGAATCTGAACACTCGTTAAAGGTTCAGTTAACCGAAGAAGCAGATCGTTCCCTGATGAACCGCCCTTTTTACTGGCATTACAAAGACCGGCTCGGCCAGGCAGGCGACCCGATGAGCGTCACCTTTTTTACAAAAGACCCTGGCCGGCCGCTCAAACACCAGGAAGAATATATTACATTCGGGTCCCCCCGTTTTCATCAGCTTCTTTCCTATGCTCAAAAAAAAGCATCGTTTGTCAAATTGTATGAAACAACAAACGGATCGGGAACCATTCAGCTTGATCCTTGGCTGTTTGTTCATTTTCACCTTTCCTATGAAGCAAACAGCAAAAAAGAAAAGCTCGTGCCGCTTGCTCTTCATTTAATCAACGGAGCTTTTTCGGATCAATTTTTGGAACAAGCAGGCTCTCTGTCTCTCAGCCACTCGATCAGTCCTTACCATTATGTGCTCTCGCCTCTTATTACACCTGCAAGCGGCTTGAACCGGCTAAAGCAAAAATTATGGAGAGACTTGATGGAAGAAGAGCATGGCTGGGCTCAAACGGCTCTTAAAAAACAAAAAGCAGAGCTTAAGCTTCTTCAGTCTTTTTTTGACCAGGAGAAAGAGGATAATACGCATTATGAACGGGAAAAAGCAGCCATTATGCGCCGTTTTGAACCAGTGATCCGTGTTTCCGTTTTGAATGGCGGGCTTTTCTACCTGGCTCAGACAAAATAA
- a CDS encoding DUF2626 domain-containing protein, whose protein sequence is MDRMFRVMAFWTGIFSLMFYLGHMNITALIFLGQTGFFLLLGYLRLSERMYIYVFGAYLTVFFAAFTYWSTFMMTPGSGGH, encoded by the coding sequence ATGGATCGGATGTTTCGCGTTATGGCATTTTGGACCGGTATTTTTTCTTTAATGTTTTACTTGGGCCATATGAATATTACGGCTTTAATTTTTCTTGGCCAAACGGGATTTTTCTTATTACTCGGCTATTTACGTCTTTCTGAACGAATGTATATTTATGTGTTTGGTGCTTATTTAACCGTTTTTTTTGCCGCCTTTACTTATTGGTCAACCTTTATGATGACGCCGGGAAGCGGAGGGCATTAA